The Streptomyces avermitilis MA-4680 = NBRC 14893 genome contains a region encoding:
- a CDS encoding glycoside hydrolase family 36 protein, with protein sequence MTLSTTRPVTTAELPSARYEPLVDGVRIAVLTHAPGVGARWTVCELGDGLALLEIRTDGGPAPTEVRMSVPLGDAAGYWHPGAGWERTLVADWAGRSRVSLVDGTAAGCLYDHDGRTRLTFAVADPVPETDVVFGVSEENDTHVVHLHLAPAPDGGPRRVLLARSAPTVATALRGLRQWFAAQPQCAPMPVPDSAQAPVYSTWYAFNQRVDAASVEAEARVAASLGCEVLILDDGWQKYGSGRGYAGCGDWRPDPTTFPDFAAHVSAVRAQGLRYLAWVAPLLLGPDADCAERLTPYAPAPAGVPGAQVLDPRRPEVRDHVISLCTRLVADHGLDGLKIDFLDEAMAYRGDGAYAHHEGTDIDDVGRAMTVLLTDLRTALEELRPDGGLLLELRQPYVGPGMAPFGNMLRSFDCPGDATGNRVRTLDTALLAVGGAVHGDMLLWDRDAPAHAVARQLIGSLHCVPQISVRLTELSGEHRETLAFWLAEWRRLRPVLLHGDVESGRPDELYTLVTAARGRACVTTVHSDRIVPVDTTAYDDITLVNGTASDRVVIEVTGGQRPLRMTVRDERGRIIDDCERSPAPGLHIVSVPRSGLVALRVTEGTV encoded by the coding sequence ATGACCCTCAGCACCACCCGGCCCGTCACCACGGCCGAACTCCCCTCGGCGCGCTACGAGCCACTCGTCGACGGCGTCCGTATCGCGGTCCTCACCCACGCGCCCGGCGTCGGCGCGCGCTGGACGGTTTGCGAACTCGGCGACGGGCTGGCCCTGTTGGAGATCCGGACGGACGGCGGGCCGGCACCGACGGAGGTGCGGATGAGCGTGCCGCTCGGCGACGCGGCCGGCTACTGGCACCCGGGCGCCGGCTGGGAGCGCACCCTCGTCGCCGACTGGGCGGGCCGTTCGCGCGTGAGCCTCGTCGACGGCACCGCCGCCGGCTGTCTCTACGACCACGACGGCCGCACGCGGCTCACCTTCGCCGTCGCCGACCCGGTCCCCGAGACCGATGTCGTCTTCGGGGTCTCGGAGGAGAACGACACCCATGTGGTGCACCTGCACCTGGCTCCCGCGCCCGACGGCGGCCCGCGTCGCGTCCTGCTGGCCCGCTCGGCGCCCACGGTCGCGACGGCCCTGCGCGGGCTGCGGCAGTGGTTCGCCGCGCAGCCGCAGTGCGCCCCCATGCCGGTCCCCGACAGCGCTCAGGCACCCGTCTACTCCACCTGGTACGCCTTCAACCAGCGCGTGGACGCCGCATCGGTCGAGGCCGAGGCCCGCGTCGCCGCCTCGCTCGGCTGCGAGGTGCTCATCCTCGACGACGGCTGGCAGAAGTACGGCAGCGGTCGCGGCTACGCCGGATGCGGCGACTGGCGCCCCGACCCGACGACGTTCCCCGACTTCGCCGCGCATGTGTCGGCCGTGCGGGCGCAGGGCCTGCGCTATCTCGCGTGGGTCGCTCCGCTGCTGCTCGGCCCCGACGCGGACTGCGCCGAGCGGCTCACTCCCTATGCCCCCGCGCCCGCCGGTGTCCCGGGCGCCCAGGTCCTCGACCCGCGCCGCCCCGAGGTCCGCGACCATGTCATCAGTCTGTGCACCCGGCTGGTCGCCGACCACGGCCTCGACGGGCTCAAGATCGACTTTCTGGACGAGGCCATGGCGTACCGCGGCGACGGCGCGTACGCCCACCACGAAGGCACCGACATCGACGATGTCGGCCGGGCCATGACCGTCCTGCTCACCGACCTGCGCACCGCGCTCGAAGAGCTGCGGCCCGACGGCGGACTGCTGCTGGAACTGCGCCAGCCCTACGTCGGCCCCGGCATGGCCCCCTTCGGCAACATGCTGCGCTCCTTCGACTGCCCGGGCGACGCCACCGGCAACCGGGTGCGCACGCTCGACACCGCCCTGCTCGCCGTCGGCGGCGCGGTCCACGGCGACATGCTCCTGTGGGACCGCGACGCGCCCGCGCACGCGGTGGCACGGCAGCTGATCGGCTCCCTGCACTGCGTCCCGCAGATCTCCGTGCGGCTGACCGAGCTGTCCGGCGAGCACCGCGAGACGCTGGCGTTCTGGCTCGCCGAGTGGCGGCGGCTGCGGCCGGTGCTGCTGCACGGGGACGTGGAATCCGGCCGGCCCGACGAGCTCTACACCCTGGTCACCGCGGCCCGGGGGAGGGCCTGTGTCACCACCGTGCACAGCGACCGGATCGTGCCCGTCGACACCACCGCGTACGACGACATCACCCTGGTCAACGGCACGGCGTCGGACCGTGTGGTGATCGAGGTGACCGGTGGGCAGCGCCCCTTGCGCATGACCGTCCGTGACGAGCGTGGACGTATCATCGACGACTGCGAACGGTCGCCGGCACCGGGGCTGCACATCGTGTCCGTACCGCGCTCGGGGCTGGTGGCACTACGGGTGACGGAGGGAACCGTATGA
- a CDS encoding LacI family DNA-binding transcriptional regulator → MKVGITEVADRAQVSEATVSRVINRRQGVSRKTREAVEQAMADLGYERQTRGQLIAVITEYVSNPFFADVCERIESTLAPHGLKTVLCPCFPGGVQELDFVTSLADRGVAAVVFLSSSNTIEGADPEAYELLRSRRIPFVGVNGQFEGVSEAPVFSTDDLLAAELAVDHLYRLGHRRIGMASGPVGNRPADRRVSGFVSSLARRGVEDPEQWVVRQSYTVEGGQSAAISLLGRGATAIVAASDYMALGAIRGARRQGYDVPGDVSVVGYDGAMIMDFVDPPLTTVRQPADRLASEVARSILALVGNRDVPVGELLFDPELVIRASTAAPRAE, encoded by the coding sequence ATGAAGGTCGGCATCACCGAGGTCGCGGACCGGGCGCAGGTGAGCGAGGCCACGGTCAGCCGTGTCATCAACCGGCGCCAGGGCGTGTCGCGCAAGACCCGCGAGGCGGTCGAGCAGGCGATGGCCGACCTGGGGTACGAGCGGCAGACGCGGGGTCAGCTCATCGCGGTCATCACCGAGTACGTCTCCAACCCGTTCTTCGCCGACGTCTGCGAACGGATCGAGTCCACCCTCGCCCCGCACGGCCTGAAGACGGTCCTGTGCCCGTGCTTCCCCGGCGGAGTGCAGGAGCTGGACTTCGTGACCTCCCTCGCCGACCGGGGCGTCGCCGCCGTCGTCTTCCTCTCGTCCAGCAACACGATCGAGGGCGCGGACCCGGAGGCGTACGAACTCCTGCGCTCCCGCCGGATCCCGTTCGTCGGGGTCAACGGCCAGTTCGAGGGCGTGAGCGAGGCGCCGGTCTTCTCCACCGACGACCTGCTGGCCGCCGAACTCGCCGTCGACCACCTTTACCGGCTCGGTCACCGCCGCATCGGCATGGCATCGGGCCCGGTCGGCAACCGCCCGGCCGACCGCCGCGTCAGCGGCTTCGTCTCCTCGCTCGCCAGGCGCGGTGTCGAGGACCCGGAGCAGTGGGTGGTCCGGCAGTCCTACACCGTCGAGGGCGGCCAGTCCGCCGCGATCTCGCTCCTCGGCCGCGGCGCCACGGCCATCGTCGCCGCCAGCGACTACATGGCCCTGGGCGCGATCCGCGGCGCGCGCCGGCAGGGGTACGACGTCCCGGGCGACGTGTCGGTCGTGGGCTACGACGGCGCCATGATCATGGACTTCGTCGACCCTCCGCTCACCACGGTCCGCCAGCCGGCCGACCGCCTCGCCTCGGAGGTGGCCCGCAGCATCCTCGCCCTGGTCGGCAACCGCGACGTCCCCGTCGGCGAACTCCTCTTCGACCCCGAACTGGTGATCCGTGCGAGCACGGCGGCGCCGAGGGCGGAGTGA
- a CDS encoding glycosyl hydrolase family 28-related protein, translating to MSRFVFLGVALALLGGATSPAAAAPRVTPVVVDVDDYGADPTGRTDSTPAVAAALRHAKSVDRPVRIVFSKGTYQLYPERAETRELYMSNTVGADQRYRDKKIGLLVEDMHDVTVDGGGAKLVHHGLQTAFASIRSTDVTFQNFSFDYAAPEVIDATVATTGVTDGHAYRVLKIPAGSPYRVNGTHITWLGETSPATGQPYWSGVDGLQYTQIHDPEAQRTWRGDNPLFNDVAAVTDLGGRRIRIDYTTAARPADAGLVYQMRLIERTEPGAFIWESKNVTMRSMNAYYLQSFGVVGQFSENISIDKVNFAPDPRSGRSTASFADFVQMSGVKGKVSITRSLFDGPHDDPINIHGTYLEVVGKPGPSTLTLAYKHPQTAGFPQFAPGDEVEFATKRTMTPLADAHAQVTAVDGPSGMDHTKPLTTMTVTFDRPVPAGVETGGTVVENITATPSVVISGNVFRNVPTRGILVTTRKPVLITGNRFDGMSMASIYVSADAYQWYESGPVADLTIRGNSFTRPSGPVIFVEPTNQVIDPATPVHHNISVEHNSFDIGDVTVVNAKSVGGFAFTGNTVRRLDGADHPPYTSPLFVFHGSSGIRIARNHYDKGLNTSVVTD from the coding sequence ATGTCTCGGTTCGTGTTTCTTGGGGTGGCACTCGCGTTGCTCGGAGGTGCCACCAGTCCTGCCGCCGCGGCGCCGAGGGTGACGCCGGTGGTGGTCGACGTGGACGACTACGGAGCCGACCCCACCGGCCGGACGGACTCGACGCCCGCTGTCGCCGCGGCGCTGCGGCACGCCAAGAGCGTCGACCGGCCGGTCAGGATCGTCTTCTCCAAGGGCACCTACCAGCTGTACCCCGAGCGGGCCGAGACGCGTGAGCTGTATATGTCCAACACCGTCGGCGCCGACCAGCGTTACCGGGACAAGAAGATCGGGCTGCTCGTCGAGGACATGCACGACGTCACCGTCGACGGCGGCGGGGCCAAGCTCGTCCACCACGGTCTTCAGACGGCGTTCGCGTCGATCCGCTCGACCGATGTGACCTTCCAGAACTTCTCCTTCGACTACGCGGCCCCCGAGGTCATCGACGCGACCGTCGCCACCACCGGTGTCACCGACGGACACGCCTACCGCGTTCTGAAGATCCCCGCCGGCAGCCCGTACCGGGTGAACGGCACGCACATCACCTGGCTCGGCGAGACCAGTCCCGCCACCGGGCAGCCGTACTGGTCGGGTGTCGACGGGCTCCAGTACACACAGATCCACGACCCCGAGGCGCAACGGACCTGGCGCGGAGACAACCCCCTGTTCAACGACGTCGCCGCGGTCACCGACCTCGGCGGCCGCCGGATCCGGATCGACTACACCACCGCGGCGCGGCCGGCGGACGCCGGGCTCGTCTACCAGATGCGCCTCATCGAGCGAACGGAGCCGGGCGCTTTCATCTGGGAGTCCAAGAACGTCACGATGCGCTCGATGAACGCCTACTACCTACAGTCCTTCGGCGTGGTGGGGCAGTTCAGCGAGAACATCTCCATCGACAAGGTGAACTTCGCACCCGATCCGAGGTCCGGCCGGTCGACGGCCTCGTTCGCGGACTTCGTGCAGATGTCCGGCGTCAAGGGGAAGGTCTCGATCACCCGGAGCCTCTTCGACGGCCCGCACGACGACCCGATCAACATCCACGGCACCTACCTCGAGGTCGTCGGGAAGCCGGGGCCGTCCACCCTCACCCTCGCCTACAAGCACCCGCAGACCGCGGGATTCCCACAGTTCGCCCCGGGTGACGAGGTCGAGTTCGCCACCAAGCGCACGATGACCCCGCTGGCGGACGCGCACGCACAGGTCACCGCGGTCGACGGGCCGAGCGGCATGGACCACACGAAACCGCTGACCACGATGACCGTCACCTTCGACCGGCCGGTTCCCGCCGGGGTCGAGACCGGCGGCACGGTCGTCGAGAACATCACGGCCACCCCGTCGGTCGTCATCTCCGGCAACGTGTTCCGCAACGTGCCGACCCGCGGCATCCTGGTCACCACCCGCAAGCCCGTCCTCATCACCGGCAACCGGTTCGACGGGATGTCCATGGCCAGCATCTACGTCTCCGCCGACGCCTACCAGTGGTACGAGTCCGGGCCGGTCGCCGACCTCACGATCCGCGGGAACTCCTTCACGCGGCCCAGTGGTCCGGTCATCTTCGTGGAGCCGACCAATCAGGTCATCGACCCGGCGACCCCGGTGCATCACAACATCTCGGTCGAGCACAACTCGTTCGACATCGGTGACGTCACCGTCGTCAACGCCAAGAGCGTCGGCGGGTTCGCTTTCACCGGCAACACGGTCCGGCGGCTGGACGGAGCGGATCACCCGCCGTACACCTCACCGCTGTTCGTCTTCCACGGCAGTTCAGGCATCCGGATCGCACGCAACCACTACGACAAGGGCCTGAACACCTCCGTGGTCACGGACTAG
- a CDS encoding amidase produces MTSWVGLSAAEIAAAVREKRATPREVVAEHLARIDRLDARVGAFRRVRADAALAEADEVASRTDLAELPLAGVPVAVKDNLAVRGESTRHGSAATPDTPADHDHVTVARLRAAGAVVVGVTNVPELCVFGTTDGVHGTARNPWDTSRTAGGSSGGSAAAVAAGMVPIALGNDGMGSLRIPAANCGLVGLKPGYGTVPAGIGNGDWFGMSENGPLATTVEDARLMFAVLAGTVTAVAETEAIRPSGPGTRTIALSVRSPLAGVAVGRPYASAAREAAELLAGAGHQVRRADPPYPLWLSTTSLAHWTAGTAVDAEDLDVRRLTRRTRVHAAVGRRFVRSVRGGARREQLRERLTPFFEEHDVLLTPALARRGPAAAAWHERGWLRNLLVNTTYSPLTPPWNLTGWPALSVPFGTLPSGAPGAVQLVGRPGSELDLLALAGQLEELHPWRRTAPLG; encoded by the coding sequence GTGACCAGCTGGGTCGGCCTTTCCGCCGCCGAGATCGCCGCAGCCGTACGCGAGAAGCGGGCCACGCCCCGTGAGGTGGTCGCCGAACACCTCGCCCGGATCGACCGGCTCGACGCCCGCGTCGGCGCCTTCCGCCGGGTGCGCGCGGACGCGGCCCTGGCCGAGGCCGACGAGGTGGCGTCCCGCACCGACCTGGCCGAACTCCCCCTGGCCGGGGTGCCCGTGGCCGTGAAGGACAATCTCGCCGTACGGGGCGAGTCCACTCGCCACGGCTCCGCGGCCACCCCCGACACCCCGGCCGACCACGACCATGTCACGGTGGCCCGGCTGCGTGCGGCGGGTGCCGTCGTCGTGGGGGTGACGAACGTGCCCGAGCTCTGCGTGTTCGGCACCACGGACGGCGTGCACGGCACGGCCCGCAACCCGTGGGACACCTCGCGCACGGCGGGCGGCTCCTCGGGGGGCAGCGCGGCCGCGGTCGCCGCCGGGATGGTGCCGATCGCGCTCGGCAACGACGGGATGGGCTCCCTGCGCATCCCCGCCGCCAACTGCGGTCTCGTCGGCCTGAAGCCGGGGTACGGGACGGTGCCGGCGGGCATCGGAAACGGCGACTGGTTCGGCATGTCCGAGAACGGCCCGCTCGCGACCACGGTCGAGGACGCCCGGCTGATGTTCGCGGTGCTGGCCGGGACGGTCACGGCGGTCGCGGAGACGGAGGCGATACGCCCGTCCGGGCCCGGCACCCGCACGATAGCCCTCTCGGTCCGCAGTCCGCTGGCCGGTGTCGCCGTCGGCCGCCCGTACGCGTCCGCCGCCCGGGAGGCCGCCGAGTTGCTGGCCGGGGCCGGTCACCAGGTGCGGCGTGCCGATCCCCCGTACCCCCTGTGGCTGAGCACGACCTCGCTCGCACACTGGACGGCGGGCACCGCGGTGGACGCCGAGGACCTCGATGTACGGCGGCTGACCCGGCGCACGCGGGTGCACGCGGCGGTGGGGCGCCGCTTTGTGCGCTCGGTGCGGGGCGGCGCACGCCGGGAGCAGTTGCGGGAGCGCCTGACGCCGTTCTTCGAGGAGCACGACGTGCTGCTGACCCCCGCCCTCGCCCGGCGCGGCCCCGCCGCGGCGGCCTGGCACGAGCGGGGCTGGCTGCGCAATCTGCTGGTCAACACCACCTACTCGCCGCTGACCCCGCCCTGGAATCTCACGGGCTGGCCCGCCCTGTCGGTTCCGTTCGGCACACTGCCGAGCGGCGCGCCCGGTGCCGTGCAGCTGGTGGGACGCCCTGGTTCCGAGCTCGATCTCCTCGCCCTGGCGGGCCAGTTGGAGGAACTGCACCCCTGGCGACGCACGGCCCCGCTCGGCTGA
- a CDS encoding LacI family DNA-binding transcriptional regulator, producing MSAKRSPARRPTMKDIAQRAGVSESAVSFALNGRPGVSEVTRDRVRRVAEQLGWRPSTAARQLSGEGSATVGLVVARPADTLGVDSFFLQLISGIQEVLAERHLGLLFQVVEDVADECAVYRRWWAEHRVDGVLVVDPRTDDPRPGLLDELGLPAVVIGGVPDALHPGLSTVWADDAGAMASVVDQLHTLGHRRIVHIAGLPGLAHTERRIRTLRAEAGRRGLAEVRSVPTDYSDAEGAAVTRRVLESGTPPTALVYDNDVMALAGVAAATELGFSVPADVSVVSWEDSALCRMVKPWLSALSRDTVEFGRTAATELTALLDGGPARTVQVPVPRLIERDSTGPCGA from the coding sequence TTGTCAGCCAAGCGGTCTCCCGCGCGTCGGCCGACGATGAAGGACATCGCACAGCGCGCCGGGGTCTCCGAGAGCGCCGTCTCCTTCGCGCTCAACGGCCGGCCAGGGGTCTCCGAGGTCACCCGCGACCGGGTGCGCCGGGTCGCCGAGCAGCTGGGCTGGCGGCCGAGCACGGCGGCGCGCCAGCTGTCCGGCGAGGGGTCTGCCACCGTCGGTCTGGTCGTGGCGCGGCCCGCCGACACGCTCGGCGTGGACTCGTTCTTCCTTCAGCTGATCTCCGGCATCCAGGAGGTGCTGGCGGAGCGTCATCTCGGCCTGCTGTTCCAGGTGGTCGAGGACGTGGCCGACGAGTGCGCGGTGTACCGGCGCTGGTGGGCCGAGCACCGCGTGGACGGCGTGCTGGTCGTCGACCCCCGTACGGACGATCCGCGCCCCGGCCTTCTCGACGAACTGGGGCTGCCCGCGGTGGTCATCGGCGGCGTCCCGGACGCCCTGCATCCGGGGCTGTCCACGGTGTGGGCGGACGACGCGGGGGCGATGGCGTCAGTCGTGGACCAGCTTCATACCCTCGGCCATCGCCGGATCGTGCACATCGCGGGTCTGCCGGGCCTCGCCCACACCGAGCGCCGGATCCGTACGCTGCGGGCCGAGGCCGGGCGGCGCGGACTGGCCGAGGTGCGGTCGGTGCCCACGGACTACTCGGACGCGGAGGGCGCGGCCGTCACCCGCCGCGTCCTGGAGAGCGGCACTCCCCCGACCGCGCTGGTCTACGACAACGACGTGATGGCCCTCGCCGGGGTGGCCGCCGCCACGGAACTGGGCTTCTCGGTGCCGGCCGACGTCTCGGTGGTGTCCTGGGAGGACTCCGCGCTGTGCCGCATGGTCAAGCCGTGGTTGTCCGCGCTCTCCCGCGACACGGTGGAGTTCGGGCGTACGGCGGCGACGGAACTGACCGCGCTGCTCGACGGCGGCCCGGCGCGCACGGTCCAGGTGCCGGTGCCACGGCTGATCGAACGGGACAGCACGGGGCCCTGCGGGGCTTGA